In the genome of Xanthocytophaga agilis, the window TGGTTTCTGAAGGAGTACCATCATTATAAGTAACTGTTACTATATAGGTATACACTTTAGGTGTATTATCTGCATTGGCAGTCAGATCACAGATCTTATAAGACCCATCTGCATCCATAGCTGGCAGGTTTCCTTCACTTGCTGTCCATGTTAATGGAAAATCTGGAGTAAGACTTTCCAGATCTGAGGGAACAGTAATGATGTTGTTCTTCATCAGTGAAGCAAGTTTGTTCACTGATAGATCTTGTATTATATCCTGATCATCAAATCGCCAGTAGGCCTGAATACCCGATGTAAGTGGATCTATGGCTTTCTTATAGCTATTCTGAATATCCTGTTCTGAGCGAGCCAGGTTCCAGATACGAACTTCGTCCAACTGGCCATTGAAGTAATAAGTGGGAGATGCTGAATTTGCACGGGTGCCTATAGTAAAACTGGCAGTAGCGTCTACAATTGAGGCAGAGACAGTGCTGGTTGGCTGACCGTTAGACACATAGGTATCAGTTACCTGTTTCACTCCATCGACATAGATTTCACTGCTACCCACATTTCCCTGTCCACCATATGTCCAGGCTACATGGTGCCATTTGCCATCGTTGTAGGTCAGTTGCGTACTTTCCATCAGGGCATTGGTAGGCCAGGTATTGATTAGCTGAACAGCAACCTTTCCGCCCATAAGATATATATCATAGCCTTTATAGGGAGCCACGTTCTTCATTTTGCTTACCAGCATGACAGACGCTGCAGAAGTTGTTTTAAACCATGCCTCAATAGTAAAGCTGCTAGTATAGTCAAACGCCAGCTTCGACGATGGATCGGTTACCTTGATATAATCATCGATTCCATCCAGTAACAGATTATATCCGGAAGCATGGGAGACACTGGCTGACAGGTTCACACATTCCCCTTCTATGATTTCTTCCTGAGTAGAAGAAAGATCCAGTCGCAGAGGTTGTATAGGATTGGGTCCAGAAGCAGCATCTACAATCTGTCCTTCAAAACTCTGGCCTGCAGGCACAGTCAATCCCGTTTCAAGTGTAACCTGCTGAGTTCCTCTGGCAGGAGTCTGAAAATGATCGATATAGTTTTTTTTGGGTATACTCTGGCTTTTGGCTAGCAAACCAGCTCCCAAAATGAGTAGACAGGTTATACAGTAACGAAACAAGTATGTAAAGGGTAAGGGCATAATGAGTGTATATATTTTCCTCTTGAATTCAGTTAAAGTGTTCTATAGTATCAACTGTGCTACTGCCCTTTGTTGATGATATCATTGTATTGAGTAGCCATTTGAATCGTGCCTGAGGTAGCCTGGTTTTTGATTAGTACTTTGTCCTTGAAGACATTACCGCCTATACTGATATTATCTCCTGCAACCGTCTTGATGAAAGTTGCTGGCTTTAGAAAAGTAGCTCCATCCAGATACAGATGCGGAGCCGTCACCGTTAATTCACTCTCACTGACAAAGCCAGTACCCAGATGCAACTGCGTGTTACTACCAAAAGTGAGCTGACGGGCTGTAGTCCCTTTAAAGACAACCTTTTGCAAATTCAATCCATTATAGACTCCCCCATCCTGCAACACCACTCCTTCCCCAAAAGTGGTAATCGCGCCACTATTGCCAAAGGTAAACAGGCTTCCGTCCAGGGTCAGTTTCTTAAGAAACACATCGGCTGTATTACTATAGGAAATACCAAAAGTGCCGTTGGTCGGATTAATAATGGTGACTTCATCATAGAAAATACTCCGCTGATTAGCCCCAAACCAACCTCCAATCCAGGTGCCGCCTCCATTGATGATCACTGGTCCATATAAGGTATTGAGAATCACCCCATCTGAGCCAGTATTGGCCGGATTGGGAATCGGAGTGGGTACACTACCAGGCGGAGTCCAAGCCGAAGACCAATCGGCAACCCGGGCAGGGTTAGGTGTCCCATTGACCCAGGTACTTTTTTGCAAGATCGCTCTTCTAAAAAAAGTGCATCCCTTATAGTAAAGCTGATAACCCCAAAAACGCACATCTCCATAGAAGACACAATTTTCCAGCGCTATAACGCCGCCATTTCCAGCCGTTGGCAGTCCAGGCATCTGAATGGCAAGAGGATCGGTGGTCTGACTGATAAAATTAGTCAGATACAAATAGGGTTGCACCCCTACCTGACCCATAATCAGTTTCCCTGTAGCTTCCTGTGTGCCATATAGATACACGGCTGCTGTAATAATGTTGGTTGTAATATTGCCTTTATAAACGCTTTTGCCAATTACAACCCCATAATTGCCATTGGGCTTATTGACCGTAATGGTCAGATCTTTATAGAAAGTATCGGGATAGTTCTGAGCCAGTGACCAACGCAAGCCATCAGTCATGGTAATAGTCACAGTCTCTTTAAAAACATTATTTCCATTAGCTGATTCCAGATAGCCTCCGTTCTTGGTAAAGTTGACCATCTCATTGAAAGTGGTATTCTGCATGCCGGAAACTACGGGTCCAATGACAGTGACTAGTGTATTGATGGTAACTGAAGTAGTAGCCGAGCCAAAGGAAGTAGTACCACCCAGCGCTTTAATTTCTCCTTTGGTGAGCGAAGAGCCAAACGTTCCTCCTTTGAGGGTGGTTGTCCCATTACAGGTGAGGATAAACCCAGCCAGGTCAATACTACCCGAATTAAGGGTAAAACTGTTCAGGGTTGTATTGGCTACTAAAACCGGATAACGGTTCACACTCACGGTGTTAATTGTCACATCATCCGTCGAAGCCGGTACAGCCGCAGGTGTCCAGTTGGCGGCCGTATTCCAGTCAGTACTCACAGAGCCATTCCATGTGTAAGAGGCTGCCTGGCTGTTTACTGATAGCAACAGACTCCCTACAAGTAGCAGATAAAAGAAATGGAAATAGCTTCGCTTTTGGTTTCCCTGCTGGCCTTTTTGTTCGGTCTGTCGTCTGGTAACTGACAAGACAGCAGAAAGAATAGGAATATACATAGTAGGTGTATTTTCGGTAGTAAGAATCGTAGTATAGATTTGTTTGTAGACGTTAATAGGTTGGAGTCAAGTATGCTTCAACTCATCAGCTCTTTTTGAGATAGATCTTTCCATTGGTGGCTTTCAGATAAAGAGTAATCTTACCTGTGCCAACCCGATTCCAGTGTCCTTCTTTACTTAGAACCTGGCCATTGGTTCCTTGTTGAATTTCTTCCTGTGCTGTACCCATTTCCCACTCACTGACTAAGGATGTACTTGTAGTAGAAGTATTGTCAGAAGAAGTTTGAACCAGATGGATTTGCAGAGAACCCTCAAAACCGGAAGGTAAGGTTAAAATAATATCCCCCTGTTCAGCAATCAGAATCAGCTTTTGCTCACTAACTGAAGAAGAAAGAGTATAAGTGATATTTCCTTTCTCAGTAACGGCGCTCACAGAATTACCTAAAGCAGAACCAAGGGTAATATTACCCTCCTTAACCGCCAGATCCACATTCTTTTGTGCCTTGTCAATCTGTACATTGCCTTTTTCCAGCGCAAAAGAGGCACTTACAGGCAGGGAACTGATTTGCAGATTTCCTGAGAGAATTTGCTGACGAAAACCTGAACCTTTCTTAGTCAGAAAAGCAGGGGAATACTGATAGGTTACTTTTCCATTCTGGCTACTAGCCTGAAGCATCCCACTCACATCTGAAAGCAGAATATCGCCTTTCTGGGTAAAGAGGCTTCCTTCTAGCGTTGCATTGGAAACAGTGCAATTCCCTTCCTGCAAGGTAGCATACAGATATCCCTGCAATTGGGATGCTGTCAGGTTACCCTGTCCGATCTGCAGGTCAACAGTAGCATTAAGTTCTGAAAGAGACATATCTCCCTTTTCGATCTGTGAACTGAGTTGGTAACTATCCGGTAAGGCAATCTGCAACTTCTGATGGATAGCATCACTTTCTTTGGAAAACACATGCAATCCATCCATGCTTTCCAGACGATATAACAAAGTATCTAACTTTTTGTCAGTTGTAGTATTAACCACAAATGCCGAGGTGGCTTGATCCTGAGTCAAGTTATTAGCCTGTGTAACAGTCAGATTAGATAACTGAGAAGCCAAACGCATAGCAGCTTTTGATTGAGAAGTTCCTACTACCTGAAGGTCACCCTCTGTGTTTAATGTCACCTCTACTCGTTTGCCTGGTTGAATTGTACTTGCATTGCCATTAGCATCTGAGGTTATTACCTGTTGAGCTTTCAGCAGAAGGGGCATTATATAAAATACCACTAATAATAGTGTCCGCATGTATAGTAAGAGTATTGAAAAGCGAATGGAAGAATTGTTTATAAATAAAGACTGGTAACTGACACCTTACTCTGGATCTGTGACCAGTTTGTAAACATAGTTTTTGATGATATTTCCATTCGAATCCTTCACATATTCCAACCTACCAAACGCATCATACAGGTAGGTAGTAGTGATACTATTGGGATCTGTCTGGGAAGTAAGTCCTATCAGCGGATCATAGGTATAAGTAGTCATCAACGCGCCTATAGGATACAAGCGGACTTCATCAATATAGGGGGCAGATATAGTTCTGCTCATATCACTTCCATTTGATGTAACAATCTCTTCTTTATAAATCCAGTTGTTGTCATTGGTTGTTTTCTCCCACCAGGATATAATATATTGTCCAGCTATTGTAGGAATATTCAATTTGTAACTACCTGCTCTGTAACTTTTTCTGCCTGTCTTAGCGAATGCTTCCTCTTGTCCCTCAGTCGTTTCTTCAAAACTTGTGTGAAATACATTATAGTTATATTTCTCAATCTGATAGGGAGCGGTAATGGTGAGCATTACACCTTGAAAATCCGTATTACCATTGGGGATAGCATTGCTCTTGTAATAAATCTGATACTCACCTATGGGTAAAGAAACCGTAAATTGTTGTTGTTGCTGACGGGTTCCACTAAACTGAAACGAACGAAAAAATCCTCCATTACTACTTCCATCCATGTTTTTCAATGAAACTTCTACATAAGGAGCAATAGCAGGAGAGCCACTTCCCAACATCTCAGCTGTCACTGTAAAGGTTACACTCTGTGCATAATCGAGCTTCAATGTAGGCTGAGCCACAGGAAGCGCACCCGATTGGGTATCATTTGCCAATTGTGCCAGGAAAAAATTCTGACTGGCATTAACAATTTGTCTGGTTTGGGTAAGAGAAGCATTAGCAACCTGAGCAATAACCAGATTGTCATTGTACCCCCATATATAGGAAGTTTTGTAATTATCTTTTGTACTTACTTGTAAAGGATCATCTTTTATTGGTTTGTATTTATCTACTGAAGAAACTAGCTTATACCTGGAATCAAAATCAAGAATATATTTAACTAAATTCAATCCACCAGTTTGATAAGTTGTCTTTTTAACCTTGGTCAATGGAAAATCAGTTACTCCATTTGGTGCAGTAAAAACATACTTTTTAGCAGGTAAAGCACGAGTCTCATCGAAAACGTCATTTGGATCAGCGGGAAAATTACCAAACACAGTTAACTCAGCAGAAGTAACCAGTGGTGTGTTTGCTCCTTCTTGGACATAGGTTATTTTCTCTACAGGTTCACCTGTTATATGCTTTGTATACATATTCACTAAGGCTAGTGTAGGTATATCCTTAAGACCTCGTACCACATCCATATCCGGATCAAGGAAGTTTCCATCAACCAGAATTTCAGGATAAATCAGTTGAGTAATATATTTTTTGGGATTTCCTAATATAGAAGTTGTAGTCTTGGAAAGTTTATTGGGAAAAGTATATTCATAATTAGTTGTAGTCAGAATCTTAGGAATAGTATTACTAATACTTTTCTGATCATAGGTCTCTTCCTCAGACTTTATCAGAAAAATCATTGCTGATTCTATCTGATATTTACCATAAAGAGCATACCAATATCCAACTTTTGGATCGCCATTAATATAAGTAGTAGTTGCTTTAAGAGCTTGAATTGACCGTATTATACCTCCAGCCGTGTAATAATTCCTCTTAGTAGATAAAGGTTTATTATTAGCGTTGAGTACTTTATATTCTTTTACTAAACCTCTCTCCCAACTTCTAGATGTTCTGGAAGTAAAAGGTGCCCCTGTAGAAGGAACCTCCCAAAAACTAGTTTGTTCGCCATTGAATGCTCCAATATCAAATTGTGCTGGCAAGGCATCTGGATTGGAATTAATATCAGTAAACTTAGTTATTTCCTGACTTCCATTACTATGTTGTGTTATTACGGTACTATATCCAATATGACTTCCATCTATATCAAAGATGTTGTTAACTGAAGAAGAATATCTTATAAGGCTATAATAATTTCCATCTGCACATCCCGCACCACCACATAAGGGACCTGGAGGATATGTAATTATACCATATTCTGGCAAACCAAAAATCCTTCCACTTGACTTGGTAGGGGCTTCTTCTTTTATATATTTATATTCTTTGGTAATAAGATGTCCATTTTTGTCGTCTACAATTACTTTCCATATTCGACAGCCACCCACAGTCTTGCTATCGAAAGCATCATCACTACAATCGTGTGCTTGATAAATAAACTTGGTTTCACCTCCTGTTGAGTTGATAATACTGGTCAAAATATCAGCTTTGGTTCTCTCTGAATCTGGGTCTTTATTTGCTCCCACCCTATAGGTTCCATCTATATCCTTATCTGCAGGTACTTCAGCTATTGCAGTGGCCTTTTGATTATTGTTGAAATACCCCCAATGATCATACTTCGATGAGTTTCTTGGTGGTAATGATATATTTAGATTATAACCAAATTGATAGTACAATGATTTCTTTCCTGTGCTGGATACTCTTTCAATAGAGGTTAAGCGTAATCTGTGAGTAATGTCATCCGTAAGACCATCACCTGAAGCTGGATCACTTATAAAATAATCATTATTATTAAAAATATATCTTTGAATTAATTGTTTACCAAAAGTGTTAACTAACGTCATAGATGATAGTCGTTTCCCATTAATCAGATCTAATCTAGTATCATAATTAAAAGAAATTTCACCTAAAGATGTTTGAATTTTTGAAATGTACTTTGCACTAACTTTTAAATCTCTATTTAAACTTCTAAAATATAAGTCTGTATTGATGAGGATTGGATCGTCAGGAGCTCCAAGTTGATAAAACCTTATACCAAGAGCTGAAATGCTAGCATATGTTTTGTACTTTATTTCATTGACGGTTTCATACGCAAAATTTGCTAACAATTGATTGGAAGGGGATCTTACTTCTGAAAGATACCAGGAAGAAGTGAAACTTTTCCATTTAGTATCATTCTCATCTTCAAGCTTTGCACTTGTTTTCTCTCTGAAAGAATCATTATCTTTAAACACATAGATATACCCTTTGTTATCTGTTATCACCCAACTTACACCTCCTAATGGCCCAATAGCTGGCTTAATGAGTACATCCTGATAGGGTAATAATACAGGATTACCAGCCGCATCTAATATAAATCTTCCCGATAAACCCATTACGTTGAAATAAAATAGATCCGGCTCTGCATCCAGATCTTCTCTTGTAACCTTAATTAGATAATCAATAGAAGGAGTAGACTGCTGAGTTAATTTCTCTCCAGCTTTATTAGCACCACAATATCCATTTTCATCTTCATCAGGTAGTCCTCTTACTATTCTTGTAATTACTCCTCCTGAATTAAGAGACCAACCTAAACCACATGAACTAGCAATGTCTTGGACTTTTACTCCAGATGCATGATAGCTTAATGAGACAGGAACTTTTCCTCCTTGAAAAGAAAGATCTGCTAAAGGAATATCAATTTGTGGAGTTCCTGTATATAACGAGATAGGTATATTAGCGTACTTTGCTAGAGCACTTGCATTTGGAGAAGGTGGCGTATAAGATGTTAAGCCTGCACCAGAATCTTGGCTATAAGCAGATATAACTAAATGAAAGATTCCTATTAGTAAAATAAGTGCTTTTTTTCTCTTTAAGAAAAAGATATTGGGTAAAGTTTTGAGGATCATAGAATAATGTTTCCTTTCCTTTCTTATATATAAGGATAATACAATCTTTACAAGGGATTATACACATGTTACCTACATAATAAAAACAGAATTAATAGATAGATATCAGTGACTTTCCAAACACAAAATTCAGCATTTATGAAGTCGATGACAAAATTGAATGCTTGTGTTTTGAAACTATTAGTTGTATTCTGAAACTATTAGTTGAACTATGTAAAGGAAGGACTTATGGGAAAATTACTACAATAAAGACAGGGTAAAATTAGATTTTTACAAGCAAAATTGGTAAATATTTAATAATTCATAATAAAAAAGAAAGATATCACTTACTAAGTGTCTATCTTATTGTCTCATTTAATTTATTTCCGCTTTAAATAAAACATAATGTTTCATAAATATGTATTTCTTATACTAAAGACATATTATTTCTTAACTGGCACTATCAACCAGTTACTAAATCTCATATAAAATAGTTAATAATCTATTATACAGACTCTTACTATAATTACATTAGTCTTCAATCAAATGAACATCGGAGAAACGATTCGCCAATTCAGAATCTTAAAAAAATTATCACATAAAGATGTTGCTTTTCAGCTTGGAATTACTCAGCAAGCTTATAGTAAAATTGAACGAGATGAAACACGTATAACTGTTGACAGACTTTCTCAGATTGCCTCTGTTTTAGACATGGATATGTACTATATCTTATTTCCAACTAAATATGAGAGTTATCAAAATTTACAGAGTGCTATTCTGAGTGGGGCTAACAGACGCATGGAATCCATAAAGAGTTTAAGTGAACTTAACAACTCTCCTACTGTACTTTATGACCAGGAAGAGGATCAAACAATAGAATCTTTGCAGCGTAAAACCCTTTTGCGAATCATCGAATCACAGAAAAAAGAGATTGATTCGCAAAAGAAAGAAATGGAACTATTAAAAAGAGAGAAAATCATTCTTCTGGAAACGTTAAAACATTTAGAGGCGATATTGCCAGAGAAATAACCCTGCCATACAGTTAAGCTATTACTTTATATTAATGCATTTGAAAAAAACGTATCTATTCATTTCCATTCTGATTGTCTCTTTATCCTCACATGCTCAAGAATCTTTTCTTTTTGATAACCCATCCTTTGAAGGACCACCTAAAAGTGATTTACCTCCATCCGGATGGTCCAATTGTGGATCAAAAAGTACAGTAGATACCCAACCAAGTTTCTGGGGAGTAGAAACCAAACCCTCAGAAGGAAAAACATATATCAGCATGGTTTGCCGTGAAGATGGATCATCTGAAATGGCCTCCCAATATTTATATCACTCATTGGAAGCTAATATAGCCTATAGTTTTTCGGTTGATCTGGCGTACTCTTTTGGTTGGAGTGGAGATCCTCATTATCCTGCTTTATTCAGGGTATGGGGAGGAGATGCCCAATGTGAATCAAGAGAATTGCTCTGGCAATCCAGTCAGGCAATTGATCATCCTGAGTGGAGAAGATATACCATTCATTTGAATCCTCAACAAAGACACCAGAGACTGATATTTGAAACCTACTTTGCTAAAAACACTTTTTATTGGGGGCGTATCCTGGTAGATAATCTCTCACCTCTATACTTTGCAGATTTACTTCCTGAACGTATGTCGTTTTGTTATGGGGATTCTTTGGTAATTAACCCCGCACTAGAAGGTGATAGCTATCAATGGCAGGATGGCTACTCAGGTAAAGAGTACGTAGTCAGAAATGCGGGTATTTATACAGTAGAAATCATGAAGGACGGACAGATATTTAAAGATATCACCAATGTATATATTGAGGAATGTGCAGATAGATTCTATATACCCAATGTAATCACGCCTAATGAAGATAATAAGAACGATCAGTTTGAATTCAAAGGGATTGATACCATGAACTGGCATCTGGTTATAGTAAATCAGTGGGGGCAAAAGATATATGAAGACTTTGATTACAAACAAAATTGGAAAGCAGAAGGGACTCCTTCAGGTATTTACTATTATGTACTAGAAAAGTCAGGTTATAAACCATTGCGAGGCTGGCTTCAAGTAATCCATCAATAATTTTATGTTCAGTGGTTCATCCATATCAGATGCTAACTCGTCTCTTTAGCATTAAATTTCTATTCATTCTCCAAAAGATCAGTACTACATAGTAGTATTTTTCAATAGTTATGTAGTAGACCTAAAATTAAAAAAGTTGATGTCATATTTACTCTCAAAAAAATTATTAAAATAGAATACAACGGTTTAGCATAACATTAGTGAGTATATTCTTCCATTAGTTCCAACACAGACCAAATGGCTACTTCAAAAAATCTCCAATAAATCTTTCCCAACTTGGTATCGTATTGTGAATAAGGCCTTTCGCAATGCGCCACCTTTGTCTTAACAAAAACAAATAAACCCGTTAAGACAATGTTACACTCTATTAC includes:
- a CDS encoding RHS repeat domain-containing protein yields the protein MILKTLPNIFFLKRKKALILLIGIFHLVISAYSQDSGAGLTSYTPPSPNASALAKYANIPISLYTGTPQIDIPLADLSFQGGKVPVSLSYHASGVKVQDIASSCGLGWSLNSGGVITRIVRGLPDEDENGYCGANKAGEKLTQQSTPSIDYLIKVTREDLDAEPDLFYFNVMGLSGRFILDAAGNPVLLPYQDVLIKPAIGPLGGVSWVITDNKGYIYVFKDNDSFREKTSAKLEDENDTKWKSFTSSWYLSEVRSPSNQLLANFAYETVNEIKYKTYASISALGIRFYQLGAPDDPILINTDLYFRSLNRDLKVSAKYISKIQTSLGEISFNYDTRLDLINGKRLSSMTLVNTFGKQLIQRYIFNNNDYFISDPASGDGLTDDITHRLRLTSIERVSSTGKKSLYYQFGYNLNISLPPRNSSKYDHWGYFNNNQKATAIAEVPADKDIDGTYRVGANKDPDSERTKADILTSIINSTGGETKFIYQAHDCSDDAFDSKTVGGCRIWKVIVDDKNGHLITKEYKYIKEEAPTKSSGRIFGLPEYGIITYPPGPLCGGAGCADGNYYSLIRYSSSVNNIFDIDGSHIGYSTVITQHSNGSQEITKFTDINSNPDALPAQFDIGAFNGEQTSFWEVPSTGAPFTSRTSRSWERGLVKEYKVLNANNKPLSTKRNYYTAGGIIRSIQALKATTTYINGDPKVGYWYALYGKYQIESAMIFLIKSEEETYDQKSISNTIPKILTTTNYEYTFPNKLSKTTTSILGNPKKYITQLIYPEILVDGNFLDPDMDVVRGLKDIPTLALVNMYTKHITGEPVEKITYVQEGANTPLVTSAELTVFGNFPADPNDVFDETRALPAKKYVFTAPNGVTDFPLTKVKKTTYQTGGLNLVKYILDFDSRYKLVSSVDKYKPIKDDPLQVSTKDNYKTSYIWGYNDNLVIAQVANASLTQTRQIVNASQNFFLAQLANDTQSGALPVAQPTLKLDYAQSVTFTVTAEMLGSGSPAIAPYVEVSLKNMDGSSNGGFFRSFQFSGTRQQQQQFTVSLPIGEYQIYYKSNAIPNGNTDFQGVMLTITAPYQIEKYNYNVFHTSFEETTEGQEEAFAKTGRKSYRAGSYKLNIPTIAGQYIISWWEKTTNDNNWIYKEEIVTSNGSDMSRTISAPYIDEVRLYPIGALMTTYTYDPLIGLTSQTDPNSITTTYLYDAFGRLEYVKDSNGNIIKNYVYKLVTDPE
- a CDS encoding helix-turn-helix transcriptional regulator, which gives rise to MNIGETIRQFRILKKLSHKDVAFQLGITQQAYSKIERDETRITVDRLSQIASVLDMDMYYILFPTKYESYQNLQSAILSGANRRMESIKSLSELNNSPTVLYDQEEDQTIESLQRKTLLRIIESQKKEIDSQKKEMELLKREKIILLETLKHLEAILPEK
- a CDS encoding gliding motility-associated C-terminal domain-containing protein codes for the protein MKKTYLFISILIVSLSSHAQESFLFDNPSFEGPPKSDLPPSGWSNCGSKSTVDTQPSFWGVETKPSEGKTYISMVCREDGSSEMASQYLYHSLEANIAYSFSVDLAYSFGWSGDPHYPALFRVWGGDAQCESRELLWQSSQAIDHPEWRRYTIHLNPQQRHQRLIFETYFAKNTFYWGRILVDNLSPLYFADLLPERMSFCYGDSLVINPALEGDSYQWQDGYSGKEYVVRNAGIYTVEIMKDGQIFKDITNVYIEECADRFYIPNVITPNEDNKNDQFEFKGIDTMNWHLVIVNQWGQKIYEDFDYKQNWKAEGTPSGIYYYVLEKSGYKPLRGWLQVIHQ